One Acidimicrobiales bacterium DNA window includes the following coding sequences:
- a CDS encoding TlpA disulfide reductase family protein translates to MVASTAGLDDPGLPGDEPRRGRSALFVALAVGAVLVALIALLATGPTGDRTVSSPLIGRPAPATAGTSIVGDAEFDLADADGRYTLVNFFATWCPPCIVEHPELVRFAAAGEARGDARVVTVVLQDDPRAVQRFFEREGGDWPVLDDPGGRLAVAWGVAQPPESYLVGPEGTVRAKIIGGISATELDELLARVQAGDGVTR, encoded by the coding sequence GTGGTTGCCTCCACCGCCGGGCTCGACGACCCGGGCCTCCCCGGCGACGAGCCCCGCCGCGGGCGCTCCGCCCTGTTCGTCGCCCTTGCTGTGGGGGCCGTCCTCGTGGCCCTCATCGCTCTCCTGGCCACCGGCCCCACCGGGGACCGCACGGTGAGCAGCCCCCTCATCGGCCGGCCGGCGCCGGCCACGGCGGGCACGTCGATCGTCGGCGACGCTGAGTTCGACCTGGCCGACGCCGACGGCCGCTACACCCTCGTCAACTTCTTCGCCACGTGGTGCCCCCCGTGCATCGTCGAGCACCCCGAGCTGGTGCGCTTCGCCGCGGCCGGCGAGGCGCGCGGCGACGCCCGGGTGGTGACCGTGGTCCTCCAGGACGACCCCCGGGCCGTGCAGCGCTTCTTCGAGCGCGAGGGTGGCGACTGGCCCGTGCTCGACGACCCCGGTGGCCGCCTGGCGGTGGCCTGGGGGGTGGCCCAGCCGCCGGAGTCGTACCTCGTTGGCCCGGAGGGGACCGTCCGGGCCAAGATCATCGGCGGCATCTCGGCCACCGAGCTCGACGAGCTCCTCGCCCGGGTCCAGGCCGGCGACGGGGTCACCCGCTGA
- a CDS encoding cytochrome c-type biogenesis protein CcmH produces MRRWLPWLALVVVVGATLVAGGRGGPPAEPEERVRSIAATVRCPTCAGQSAAASNAAAATNIRGEIARRVAEGQGDDEIRAALASSYGEWILLNPPRGGVAGLVWVLPVAALLGTAAALGLAFRRRRVPAIDEDRAAFAAARSPRGGWPRQAAVVVAVVTLAVGAGVAVAASSGTRLPGETFTGEIRPTASSELRRAALLAQEGQVREALEVYDGLLEDDPDNVEALGERGLLLVSLGQATGRPVLLEAGKESVERALALRPDDPRSLFYLGLALRLEGDDRGAEDAFARALDADPPPALRESIESFLSTTATPDTPTTTTTP; encoded by the coding sequence ATGCGTCGCTGGCTGCCCTGGCTGGCCCTCGTCGTCGTGGTCGGCGCCACCCTTGTGGCCGGTGGCCGTGGTGGCCCGCCGGCGGAGCCGGAGGAGCGGGTGCGGTCGATCGCCGCCACCGTGCGATGCCCGACGTGCGCCGGCCAGTCGGCCGCCGCCTCCAACGCCGCGGCCGCCACCAACATCCGCGGTGAGATCGCGCGGCGCGTGGCCGAGGGCCAGGGTGACGACGAGATCCGGGCTGCCCTCGCGAGCAGCTACGGGGAGTGGATCCTGCTCAACCCTCCCCGCGGTGGGGTCGCGGGCCTGGTGTGGGTGCTGCCCGTGGCGGCGCTGCTGGGCACGGCGGCCGCCCTCGGGCTTGCCTTCCGCCGCCGGCGGGTGCCGGCGATCGACGAGGACCGGGCCGCCTTCGCGGCGGCCCGGTCGCCACGGGGCGGCTGGCCGCGGCAGGCAGCGGTCGTCGTGGCCGTGGTGACGTTGGCGGTCGGCGCCGGCGTGGCGGTGGCCGCGTCGTCGGGCACCAGGCTGCCGGGCGAGACCTTCACCGGGGAGATCCGCCCGACCGCCTCCTCCGAGCTCCGGCGGGCCGCCCTGCTCGCACAGGAGGGCCAGGTGCGCGAGGCGCTCGAGGTCTATGACGGGCTGCTCGAGGACGACCCGGACAACGTCGAGGCCCTGGGCGAGCGCGGCCTGCTGCTGGTCTCCCTCGGGCAGGCCACCGGGCGCCCGGTGCTGCTCGAGGCGGGGAAGGAGTCGGTGGAGCGGGCCCTCGCCCTGCGCCCCGACGACCCCCGATCGCTGTTCTACCTGGGCCTGGCGCTGCGCCTCGAGGGCGACGACCGCGGAGCCGAGGACGCCTTCGCCCGGGCGCTCGATGCCGACCCGCCCCCCGCGCTGCGGGAGTCGATCGAGTCGTTCCTCTCGACCACGGCCACCCCCGACACACCCACGACCACGACCACCCCGTAG
- a CDS encoding phosphoglycerate mutase family protein has protein sequence MALHIVRHAEAGVRPAWDGPDDLRPLTDEGWGQAHRLADHLASFPVKRILSSRFARCTQSVEPLAARLGIDVETVPALAEDARIEASWALLADLAGTEAVLCSHGNVIGALLDRLHRRGVDLVADEWSCKKGSIWSIDVGPGGNFAAAHLALERA, from the coding sequence TCACGCCGAAGCCGGCGTCCGGCCCGCCTGGGACGGCCCTGATGACCTCCGCCCCCTGACCGACGAGGGATGGGGCCAGGCTCACCGCCTCGCTGATCACCTCGCCTCGTTCCCGGTCAAGCGGATCCTCTCCAGCCGCTTCGCCCGCTGCACCCAGAGCGTCGAGCCGCTGGCTGCACGCCTCGGCATCGACGTGGAGACGGTCCCCGCCCTGGCCGAAGACGCGCGGATCGAGGCATCGTGGGCCCTGCTCGCGGACCTGGCCGGCACCGAGGCGGTGCTGTGCAGCCACGGCAACGTGATCGGCGCGCTGCTCGACCGCCTCCACCGGCGCGGCGTCGACCTCGTCGCCGACGAGTGGTCGTGCAAGAAGGGCTCGATCTGGTCGATCGACGTCGGCCCCGGCGGGAACTTCGCCGCCGCCCACCTGGCCCTCGAACGGGCCTGA
- a CDS encoding heme lyase CcmF/NrfE family subunit — translation MNAALGSAGVTLGLVASLFGIATLALGLRRGARGASLLRLGRSYAWLILGGAVLATVAMEIALITRDFSLVYVAENGSTLTPALYNVATLWAALEGSIILWSLVLAGFTVGVVVKFRHRLDDPLVGWATLTMFVVCAFFFALMVGPANPFRTVAGAVPTEGPGPNPLLQNHPLMAIHPPMLYLGYVGFTVPFAFAVAALVTGRLGEGWLAATRRWTLLAWGFLTAGILLGAWWSYEVLGWGGYWAWDPVENASFLPWLTGTAYLHSVMVQERRGMLRVWNLSLLCATFALTILGTFITRSGILDSVHSFTESPIGGWLLGFFAAVVVVTVGLIAWRGDRLRSPGRIDSPLSREGAFLANNVLFAAFAFVVLLGTVFPLVVEALRDDRISVGTPYFDRMTMPIGMALLFLMAVAPVLPWRKASGELLRDRLQWPAWAGAAAIVVAVVVGARGTAPLVAFGLGAFAAAGAIRQIVLASRASHRAGRGAWRGLVGRSNGGMVVHIGVVLIAVALAASSSYVSSRELRLEEGESASLAGHTITYLGVTESRLDRKVKLEARVRVDGGQVYEPSLSRFEATGMTIGTPSVRTGLDRDVYLTLVQAPEREGGPAVIGIIIQPLVTWLWIGGGVMALGTLLSAWPGDRRRRPADPPGASATDDDPVDGRGGDGDDDDVRQPVQVG, via the coding sequence GTGAACGCCGCCCTCGGCAGCGCCGGCGTCACCCTCGGCCTCGTCGCCTCCCTCTTCGGCATCGCCACCCTGGCGCTCGGCCTCCGCCGCGGGGCGCGGGGCGCCTCCCTCCTGCGCCTCGGACGGTCGTACGCCTGGCTGATCCTCGGTGGGGCGGTGCTGGCCACCGTCGCCATGGAGATCGCCCTCATCACCCGCGACTTCTCGCTGGTGTACGTGGCCGAGAACGGCAGCACCCTCACACCGGCGCTGTACAACGTGGCCACCCTCTGGGCGGCGCTCGAGGGCTCGATCATCCTCTGGAGCCTGGTGCTCGCCGGCTTCACCGTCGGGGTGGTCGTCAAGTTCCGGCACCGCCTCGACGACCCGCTCGTGGGCTGGGCCACGCTCACCATGTTCGTGGTCTGCGCCTTCTTCTTCGCCCTCATGGTCGGGCCCGCCAACCCGTTCCGAACCGTGGCCGGTGCTGTGCCCACCGAGGGGCCGGGCCCGAACCCCCTCCTGCAGAACCACCCGCTGATGGCGATCCACCCACCGATGCTCTACCTGGGTTACGTGGGCTTCACCGTGCCGTTCGCGTTCGCCGTCGCCGCCCTCGTCACCGGCCGCCTCGGCGAGGGCTGGCTCGCTGCCACCCGCCGCTGGACACTGCTGGCCTGGGGGTTCCTCACCGCCGGGATCCTCCTCGGTGCCTGGTGGTCCTACGAGGTGCTCGGGTGGGGCGGCTACTGGGCCTGGGACCCGGTGGAGAACGCCTCGTTCCTCCCGTGGCTCACCGGCACCGCCTACCTCCACTCGGTGATGGTCCAGGAGCGGCGCGGGATGCTGCGGGTCTGGAACCTCTCGCTGCTCTGCGCCACGTTTGCCCTCACCATCCTCGGCACGTTCATCACCCGCTCGGGCATCCTCGACTCGGTGCACTCCTTCACCGAGTCGCCCATCGGGGGGTGGCTCCTGGGGTTCTTCGCCGCGGTGGTGGTCGTGACGGTGGGCCTCATCGCCTGGCGGGGTGACCGCCTCCGCTCGCCGGGGCGCATCGACTCGCCGCTGTCGCGGGAGGGCGCCTTCCTCGCCAACAACGTGCTCTTCGCTGCCTTCGCCTTCGTGGTGCTGCTCGGCACCGTGTTCCCCCTGGTGGTCGAGGCCCTCCGGGACGACCGCATCTCGGTGGGCACGCCGTACTTCGACCGCATGACCATGCCGATCGGGATGGCGCTGCTGTTCCTGATGGCGGTGGCGCCGGTGCTGCCGTGGCGCAAGGCGTCGGGCGAGCTGCTGCGCGACCGGCTCCAGTGGCCGGCGTGGGCGGGGGCCGCGGCCATCGTCGTGGCCGTGGTCGTCGGCGCGCGGGGCACCGCCCCGCTGGTCGCCTTCGGCCTCGGGGCCTTCGCCGCCGCCGGTGCCATCCGCCAGATCGTCCTCGCCTCTCGGGCGTCGCACCGTGCCGGCCGCGGCGCCTGGCGGGGCCTCGTGGGCCGCTCCAACGGCGGCATGGTCGTGCACATCGGGGTCGTGCTCATCGCCGTGGCCCTGGCCGCCAGCTCCTCCTACGTCAGCTCGCGGGAGCTCCGCCTGGAGGAAGGCGAGTCGGCGTCGCTCGCCGGCCACACCATCACCTACCTGGGCGTGACCGAGTCCCGGCTCGACCGGAAGGTGAAGCTCGAGGCGCGGGTGCGCGTCGACGGCGGCCAGGTGTACGAGCCCTCCCTCAGCCGCTTCGAGGCCACCGGCATGACCATCGGCACGCCGTCGGTGCGCACCGGCCTCGACCGCGACGTCTACCTGACGCTCGTCCAGGCGCCCGAGCGCGAGGGCGGACCGGCCGTCATCGGGATCATCATCCAGCCCCTCGTCACCTGGCTCTGGATCGGTGGCGGGGTGATGGCGCTCGGAACCCTCCTCTCGGCATGGCCGGGCGACCGCCGCCGCCGCCCCGCCGACCCGCCGGGGGCGTCCGCCACCGACGACGATCCCGTCGACGGTCGTGGCGGCGATGGTGACGACGACGACGTCCGCCAGCCGGTGCAGGTCGGCTGA